The Campylobacter sp. CN_NE2 genome contains a region encoding:
- a CDS encoding methionine ABC transporter permease, protein MSEKNLFLKFGFKTALTLFITFLVLFGSEKFWGLKGYKFNDKIYAELQKSVIDTLYMTFTSTLLAFIIGSALAILLILTRKDGLMPNKAIYSTLDVVVNTLRSFPFLILIVVLFPFTKFLIGTSIGTTAAIVPLTIGSAPFIARLIENALLEVSSDIIEAAKSFGASKAQIIFRVMFVEALPSIINAITLTLIVIIGFTAMAGTVGGGGLGDVAIRFGFQRFRPDIMTYTVVILIVIVQIIQSFGDLLYKVTKK, encoded by the coding sequence ATGAGCGAGAAAAATTTATTTTTGAAATTTGGTTTTAAAACTGCTTTAACACTATTTATTACATTTTTGGTGCTTTTTGGGAGTGAAAAATTTTGGGGATTAAAAGGCTATAAATTTAACGATAAAATTTATGCAGAACTCCAAAAATCAGTCATCGACACGCTTTATATGACTTTTACTTCTACGCTTTTGGCTTTTATTATTGGTTCAGCACTTGCCATTTTGCTGATTTTGACTCGCAAAGACGGACTTATGCCAAACAAAGCCATTTATAGCACGCTTGATGTCGTCGTAAATACGCTTAGAAGCTTTCCGTTTTTGATACTTATTGTTGTGCTTTTTCCATTTACCAAATTTCTTATCGGCACGAGTATCGGCACAACAGCAGCCATCGTGCCACTGACAATCGGCTCGGCTCCGTTTATCGCACGACTTATCGAAAATGCTCTGCTTGAAGTAAGTAGCGACATCATCGAAGCTGCGAAGAGTTTTGGAGCCAGCAAAGCCCAAATCATATTTCGCGTAATGTTTGTAGAAGCCTTGCCGTCGATTATAAACGCCATAACGCTAACTTTGATCGTCATCATCGGCTTTACAGCTATGGCTGGGACTGTGGGCGGCGGCGGTTTAGGCGATGTGGCTATTCGCTTTGGTTTTCAACGCTTTCGCCCTGATATTATGACTTATACGGTTGTTATTCTCATCGTTATCGTGCAGATTATTCAGAGTTTTGGGGATTTGCTATATAAGGTTACGAAAAAATAA
- a CDS encoding ferritin family protein, giving the protein MRQYETYKCDKCGCEVEVQKVGGGTLSCCGEPMKCITEDLTQVNLMKAFAGESQARNKYDLYGDLAKEAGFHAIARHFYEAAENEKWHARAELKAHHAAAGIPLDKMDKNLIDAAAGERYEHESMYPAFAQIATEEGKKEVARLFNAIGKVEVEHEREYNELQKILLEEGFFESFDEEVWVCEICGHVHRGKKAPGACPLCKAPKEYFKKQRLV; this is encoded by the coding sequence ATGAGACAATATGAAACATACAAATGCGACAAATGCGGCTGCGAAGTCGAAGTGCAAAAAGTAGGTGGTGGCACACTTTCGTGCTGTGGCGAGCCGATGAAATGTATCACAGAAGATCTAACGCAAGTAAATTTAATGAAAGCGTTTGCCGGCGAATCACAAGCTAGAAACAAATACGATCTTTACGGAGATTTAGCCAAAGAAGCAGGTTTTCACGCTATCGCAAGGCATTTTTACGAAGCAGCCGAAAATGAAAAATGGCACGCAAGAGCCGAGCTAAAAGCTCACCACGCAGCAGCAGGGATTCCGCTAGATAAAATGGATAAAAACCTAATCGACGCCGCAGCCGGAGAGAGATACGAGCATGAAAGCATGTATCCTGCGTTTGCTCAAATCGCGACAGAAGAAGGCAAAAAAGAAGTCGCAAGGCTGTTTAATGCTATCGGCAAGGTTGAAGTCGAACACGAACGCGAATACAACGAACTTCAAAAAATCTTGCTTGAAGAAGGATTTTTTGAAAGTTTTGATGAAGAAGTTTGGGTTTGCGAAATTTGTGGCCATGTGCATCGTGGCAAAAAGGCTCCGGGTGCCTGTCCTTTATGCAAAGCTCCAAAAGAGTATTTCAAAAAACAAAGATTAGTTTGA